Proteins encoded in a region of the Planococcus citri chromosome 1, ihPlaCitr1.1, whole genome shotgun sequence genome:
- the LOC135831984 gene encoding transcription factor HNF-4 homolog isoform X1 — protein sequence MDNFQDDYVSSTYGSETVYLNNDSNRINHSMLLYTPQMIRSGNSTTSIAMSNNNTAVIPAICSVCGDRATGKHYGAASCDGCKGFFRRSIRKNQKYVCRFQGNCAIDKVKRNQCRRCRLRKCHAVGMKKEAVQSERDKISRKGLAEKSSFPSELFLTTLLSAEMIFKDEDTMKFSFDWSKNEIASIQDIRESVKQQLLRLDEWSKQVSAFSELTINDRIALLRAHAGDHLLLGLARRSLYLKDMLILANNRILTRPRSENSDQSEFDMNSISVRVMDELVKPFTDVQIDDNEFACLKAIVFFDPNAKGLSNNEHIKYLRHQIYNYLEDYINNQHLEARGRLGELLLTLPPLQSISEQMIGQIHYAKMFGYVQVDTLLQEWLLGGTQYPTVFDILKN from the exons ACTCGAACAGAATTAATCACAGCATGCTATTATATACTCCGCAAATGATTCGTAGTGGTAATTCAACGACAAGCATAGCAATGTCGAATAACAATACTGCGGTTATCCCTGCAATATGTTCTGTGTGTGGTGATAGAGCAACCGGCAAACATTATGGTGCAGCATCTTGCGACGGATGTAAAGGATTTTTCAGAAGAtctattcgaaaaaatcaaaaatatgtgTGCCG ATTTCAAGGAAATTGTGCAATAGATAAAGTGAAACGTAATCAATGCAGACGCTGTAGGTTACGGAAATGTCATGCCGTTGGCATGAAAAAAGAAG CTGTGCAAAGTGAAAGAGATAAAATTAGTCGTAAGGGATTGGCTGAAAAATCTAGTTTTCCAAGTGAACTTTTCTTGACAACTTTATTAAGCGcggaaatgattttcaaagatGAAGATACTATGAAG TTCAGTTTTGactggtcaaaaaatgaaatcgcaaGCATTCAAGACATTCGCGAATCAGTTAAACAACAATTATTACGTCTTGACGAATGGTCCAAACAAGTGTCCGCATTTTCTGAACTCACAATAAATGACCGG ATTGCTTTGTTGCGAGCTCACGCTGGAGATCATTTGCTGTTAGGATTAGCTCGACGTTCGTTATATTTGAAAGATATGTTGATTTTAGCAAACAATCGTATTCTTActagaccaagaagtg aaaaCTCAGATCAATCAGAATTTGATATGAACAGTATCAGTGTTAGAGTAATGGATGAATTAGTTAAACCATTTACCGATGTGCAAATAGACGACAATGAATTTGCTTGCTTGAAAGCAATTGTTTTCTTTGATCCAA ATGCTAAAGGATTGAGTAACAATGAGCATATTAAATACCTTCGTCACCAAATTTACAATTATTTGGAAGACTATATTAATAATCAACATTTGGAAGCAAGAGGTCGATTAGGAGAATTATTGCTGACATTACCACCTCTCCAATCCATATCGGAACAGATGATCGGACAAATTCATTACGCTAAAATGTTTGGCTACGTTCAAGTTGACACATTGCTGCAAGAATGGTTGTTAGGAGGTACTCAGTACCCTACTGTTTTTgatatcttgaaaaattaa
- the LOC135831983 gene encoding uncharacterized protein LOC135831983 isoform X2 translates to MNFFTNQGRCRVCGKMLCCSTHQKEHERLEHKEYAYLLDKLPIMCKKCCRNIHSIHDLHARCQPFMDHRFMNDNFSNAVELLNKPSRKRAFNEAKKSYDGSVHMNSLENVRKKLVPVYKFKHTENLRKLTSDAKSDQKTLVIEVNRILVESKQSVFSPQLNVSYRMLLSSIIKSSTPLNEEEKQTIPLAQDETSRNIENLCTPSSEFSTYESPETFSSPVIVISAKKHTPPGIISSFSKRISKKVLKNRRVTFELAKTTDSEGNITIYGTPTATMEVIEEIDERGELDLTIPNSPPRCLLVKFIKRMKNAIHSIPRTITTAWDWGNKKFKVSQSNDEEYDFEIRSPVKKRPKYDTTDSLVF, encoded by the exons atgaatttttttactaacCAA GGACGATGCAGAGTGTGTGGGAAAATGTTATGTTGTTCTACTCATCAAAAAGAACACGAGCGACTTGAACATAAAGAATATGCTTATTTGCTCGATAAATTACCAATTATGTGCAAGAAATGCTGCCGAAATATACATTCCATCCATGATTTACACGCCAGATGTCAACCATTTATGGATCATCGTTTCATGAATGACAACTTTAGCAACGCTGTCGAGCTTTTAAACAAGCCAAGCCGAAAAAGGGCCTTCAACGAAGCGAAAAAGTCGTACGATGGTTCTGTACACATGAATTCCTTAGAAAACGTACGTAAAAAGTTAGTTCCTGTGTATAAATTTAAACATactgaaaatttaagaaaactaACGTCGGATGCTAAAAGCGATCAGAAAACATTGGTTATAGAGGTGAATCGTATACTCGTCGAATCAAAGCAATCAGTATTTTCGCCTCAATTGAATGTATCGTATAGAATGTTACTGAGTAGTATTATTAAAAGCAGCACGCCTTTGAATGAAGAAGAGAAACAAACTATACCGCTCGCCCAAGACGAAACATCTAGAAATATCGAAAATCTGTGTACTCCGAGTTCAGAATTTAGCACGTATGAAAGTCCTGAGACATTTTCCTCTCCTGTAATTGTAATTTCTGCTAAAAAACATACGCCTCCTGGAATAATATCGAGTTTTTCGAAACGAATATCCAAAAAAGTTCTGAAGAATCGCAGAGTTACTTTTGAATTAGCCAAAACGACTGATTCGGAGGGAAATATTACGATCTATGGTACTCCAACGGCCACGATGGAAGTGATAGAAGAAATTGATGAACGAGGAGAATTGGATTTGACGATTCCTAATAGTCCGCCTAGATGTTTATTAGTCAAATTTATTAAACGAATGAAGAATGCGATACACAGTATACCTCGAACTATTACTACCGCATGGGATTGGggcaataaaaaattcaaagtgtcGCAGTCAAACGATGAAGAATATGATTTTGAGATACGCAGTCCTGTGAAAAAACGTCCGAAATATGATACCACTGATTCATTG GTTTTCTAA
- the LOC135831983 gene encoding uncharacterized protein LOC135831983 isoform X1: MNFFTNQGRCRVCGKMLCCSTHQKEHERLEHKEYAYLLDKLPIMCKKCCRNIHSIHDLHARCQPFMDHRFMNDNFSNAVELLNKPSRKRAFNEAKKSYDGSVHMNSLENVRKKLVPVYKFKHTENLRKLTSDAKSDQKTLVIEVNRILVESKQSVFSPQLNVSYRMLLSSIIKSSTPLNEEEKQTIPLAQDETSRNIENLCTPSSEFSTYESPETFSSPVIVISAKKHTPPGIISSFSKRISKKVLKNRRVTFELAKTTDSEGNITIYGTPTATMEVIEEIDERGELDLTIPNSPPRCLLVKFIKRMKNAIHSIPRTITTAWDWGNKKFKVSQSNDEEYDFEIRSPVKKRPKYDTTDSLVRKPITSYWVNMSVNSLFRKPLPNYVHRFSNIEENYHL, from the exons atgaatttttttactaacCAA GGACGATGCAGAGTGTGTGGGAAAATGTTATGTTGTTCTACTCATCAAAAAGAACACGAGCGACTTGAACATAAAGAATATGCTTATTTGCTCGATAAATTACCAATTATGTGCAAGAAATGCTGCCGAAATATACATTCCATCCATGATTTACACGCCAGATGTCAACCATTTATGGATCATCGTTTCATGAATGACAACTTTAGCAACGCTGTCGAGCTTTTAAACAAGCCAAGCCGAAAAAGGGCCTTCAACGAAGCGAAAAAGTCGTACGATGGTTCTGTACACATGAATTCCTTAGAAAACGTACGTAAAAAGTTAGTTCCTGTGTATAAATTTAAACATactgaaaatttaagaaaactaACGTCGGATGCTAAAAGCGATCAGAAAACATTGGTTATAGAGGTGAATCGTATACTCGTCGAATCAAAGCAATCAGTATTTTCGCCTCAATTGAATGTATCGTATAGAATGTTACTGAGTAGTATTATTAAAAGCAGCACGCCTTTGAATGAAGAAGAGAAACAAACTATACCGCTCGCCCAAGACGAAACATCTAGAAATATCGAAAATCTGTGTACTCCGAGTTCAGAATTTAGCACGTATGAAAGTCCTGAGACATTTTCCTCTCCTGTAATTGTAATTTCTGCTAAAAAACATACGCCTCCTGGAATAATATCGAGTTTTTCGAAACGAATATCCAAAAAAGTTCTGAAGAATCGCAGAGTTACTTTTGAATTAGCCAAAACGACTGATTCGGAGGGAAATATTACGATCTATGGTACTCCAACGGCCACGATGGAAGTGATAGAAGAAATTGATGAACGAGGAGAATTGGATTTGACGATTCCTAATAGTCCGCCTAGATGTTTATTAGTCAAATTTATTAAACGAATGAAGAATGCGATACACAGTATACCTCGAACTATTACTACCGCATGGGATTGGggcaataaaaaattcaaagtgtcGCAGTCAAACGATGAAGAATATGATTTTGAGATACGCAGTCCTGTGAAAAAACGTCCGAAATATGATACCACTGATTCATTGGTAAGAAAGCCAATTACATCTTACTGGGTGAACATGTCTGTGAATTCTTTGTTTCGTAAACCATTGCCCAATTATGTTCACAGGTTTTCTAATATCGAAGAAAACTATCATTTATGA
- the Rheb gene encoding GTP-binding protein Rheb homolog produces MPPKQRQIAIMGYRSVGKSSLSIQFVDGQFVDSYDPTIENTFRKTTRVNGQDYDLKLVDTAGQDEYSIFPTQYTMDIHGYVLVYSITSLKSFEVVQIIYEKLLDITGKIHVPIVLVGNKKDLHMERTISTEEGKQLAESWKCTFMEASAKQNEAVSEIFQTVLLEIEKANGNIPEKPSCALS; encoded by the exons atgccTCCGAAACAAAGACAAATCGCCATTATGGGGTACCGATCTGTAG gaaaatcgTCGCTTAGCATACAATTCGTCGATGGACAATTTGTTGATTCTTATGACCCAACGATAGAGAACA CATTTAGAAAAACAACACGTGTAAATGGTCAGGATTACGACTTGAAACTGGTGGACACGGCGGGACAGGATGAATATTCGATATTTCCTACCCAATACACTATGGATATTCACGGATACGTCCTGGTCTATTCGATAACATCGTTGAAATCTTTCGAAGTTGTACAAATAATCTATGAAAAGTTGTTAGATATCACGGGAAAAATTCA TGTGCCAATTGTCCTTGTTGGTAATAAAAAAGACTTACATATGGAGAGAACTATTAGCACTGAAGAGGGTAAACAGTTAGCAGAATCGTGGAAATGCACATTCATGGAAGCGTCTGCCAAGCAGAATGAA GCTGTCTCGGAGATATTCCAAACCGTATTGTTGGAGATTGAAAAAGCTAACGGAAATATTCCAGAAAAACCCAGTTGCGCCCTGTCGTAA
- the LOC135831984 gene encoding transcription factor HNF-4 homolog isoform X2, whose protein sequence is MLLYTPQMIRSGNSTTSIAMSNNNTAVIPAICSVCGDRATGKHYGAASCDGCKGFFRRSIRKNQKYVCRFQGNCAIDKVKRNQCRRCRLRKCHAVGMKKEAVQSERDKISRKGLAEKSSFPSELFLTTLLSAEMIFKDEDTMKFSFDWSKNEIASIQDIRESVKQQLLRLDEWSKQVSAFSELTINDRIALLRAHAGDHLLLGLARRSLYLKDMLILANNRILTRPRSENSDQSEFDMNSISVRVMDELVKPFTDVQIDDNEFACLKAIVFFDPNAKGLSNNEHIKYLRHQIYNYLEDYINNQHLEARGRLGELLLTLPPLQSISEQMIGQIHYAKMFGYVQVDTLLQEWLLGGTQYPTVFDILKN, encoded by the exons ATGCTATTATATACTCCGCAAATGATTCGTAGTGGTAATTCAACGACAAGCATAGCAATGTCGAATAACAATACTGCGGTTATCCCTGCAATATGTTCTGTGTGTGGTGATAGAGCAACCGGCAAACATTATGGTGCAGCATCTTGCGACGGATGTAAAGGATTTTTCAGAAGAtctattcgaaaaaatcaaaaatatgtgTGCCG ATTTCAAGGAAATTGTGCAATAGATAAAGTGAAACGTAATCAATGCAGACGCTGTAGGTTACGGAAATGTCATGCCGTTGGCATGAAAAAAGAAG CTGTGCAAAGTGAAAGAGATAAAATTAGTCGTAAGGGATTGGCTGAAAAATCTAGTTTTCCAAGTGAACTTTTCTTGACAACTTTATTAAGCGcggaaatgattttcaaagatGAAGATACTATGAAG TTCAGTTTTGactggtcaaaaaatgaaatcgcaaGCATTCAAGACATTCGCGAATCAGTTAAACAACAATTATTACGTCTTGACGAATGGTCCAAACAAGTGTCCGCATTTTCTGAACTCACAATAAATGACCGG ATTGCTTTGTTGCGAGCTCACGCTGGAGATCATTTGCTGTTAGGATTAGCTCGACGTTCGTTATATTTGAAAGATATGTTGATTTTAGCAAACAATCGTATTCTTActagaccaagaagtg aaaaCTCAGATCAATCAGAATTTGATATGAACAGTATCAGTGTTAGAGTAATGGATGAATTAGTTAAACCATTTACCGATGTGCAAATAGACGACAATGAATTTGCTTGCTTGAAAGCAATTGTTTTCTTTGATCCAA ATGCTAAAGGATTGAGTAACAATGAGCATATTAAATACCTTCGTCACCAAATTTACAATTATTTGGAAGACTATATTAATAATCAACATTTGGAAGCAAGAGGTCGATTAGGAGAATTATTGCTGACATTACCACCTCTCCAATCCATATCGGAACAGATGATCGGACAAATTCATTACGCTAAAATGTTTGGCTACGTTCAAGTTGACACATTGCTGCAAGAATGGTTGTTAGGAGGTACTCAGTACCCTACTGTTTTTgatatcttgaaaaattaa